One window of Botrimarina mediterranea genomic DNA carries:
- the csrA gene encoding carbon storage regulator CsrA encodes MLVLSRQRDESIIIGDNVVITVVDVRGDKVRLGIDAPVEIPVHRREVYEAIQRENRRASEISTEQARQAGGENAGS; translated from the coding sequence ATGTTGGTACTGTCACGCCAACGCGACGAGAGCATCATCATCGGCGACAACGTCGTGATCACGGTCGTTGATGTCCGTGGCGACAAGGTGCGGCTGGGCATCGACGCGCCGGTCGAGATCCCGGTGCACCGCCGCGAGGTGTACGAGGCGATCCAGCGCGAAAACCGCCGCGCCAGTGAGATCAGCACCGAGCAAGCCCGCCAAGCGGGCGGCGAAAACGCCGGCTCTTGA
- a CDS encoding beta strand repeat-containing protein, whose amino-acid sequence MTRINTNVGSLIGRNNLNRANASLSQSLTRLSTGLRINTGKDDPAGLIASENLRSDITSIKKAITNTDRANQVIATADSALGQVSSLLNDIRGLVTESANSGALSDDQIAANQLQIDSSLKALNRIAQTTTFQGRRLLDGSLDFQTSAGTDFSKLSALQINQANLGAAGEVNVDINVTRAATKASVEIGGITAGVEGAKANGSLSFTSSAPGTAEVDFELAGSADVAGTGSGNFTVQDVASTSATGTAVLETQVTGTLSIETEANAVFELNSKATGELSIGGNTIDLVAADGGNADGADGNDAAVLQINYGQGADTSSYDAGSGVLTVNVQALASAATIADVVTAINAGTDFTAASADGANTFTASEGDAATFALEGGGLELTLQALNDGDAGAGTGNAEISAIEIVSNGVNGTSFNTGTGVLTITTAADLTSAPATVGDIVTAINAGTDFSVDAAGLTAGELAAEFDLGAVNGTFTGATVAGAPTVTGQNESINLTALIDGTDASAIDSLTIAFGGPLGTSVAGNALTVNVGGADRNVTLQELVDAINAGSDFQADLGGADGSATFDPAGTVPDDDLNANFDLSLTPDSTIELTASASGAAAGIEGNSAATIAYSFGAATAGSAYDAGTNVLTVSLTQAEGTATVADLVSAINAGSDFTAAAGAANTAAVLQAADDSAAGTIALAGGVDATTRTESFTFNTVAGAGNDFDITFQTAATGSITDFDGGDSTVFGLSGSASQGYVVTLANDGTTNLSNLANDLAAAIGELDSVTFSGGAGDIFNPSTAPAGAAPSGVINVAGSDDGTTSNQTISLSGVDGGAAADVTFQFGTVLSGSTNITGDATNGYVVTIDDQAPVALSTIASDITAGIDGVTATFTGSGSVSDPSELITTNVQLTGGTPEGDDVITITADENGEAANRTIVFDDSQDLGAGAVSVTDDGTTITIAVDDDSDVNLSTIVSTLNSQLDGFTAALSDDSAGTGVYNGGSSTSPQLAQANNGATQTGGILADAVLELTGGTGAEVLNLKAGTTIDSIVEQINLTQDSTGVEASYTTDDLTGESTLILTSTTYGSKGVVGLDVISEDADGTFKTGLGNVKTLETGTDIEATVNGVAANGNGNKLSINTSTLELSTTVEAGFEGTSSFTITGGGANFQLGPDVVTNQQVRLGIGSVNTSALGGVSGLLYQLGQGESADLATDPTKAAAIVEESINQVTSLRGRLGAFQRTSLETNKNALNDTLANLTEAESSIRDADFAEETANLTRSQILVQSGTRVLGIANQNPQNVLSLLG is encoded by the coding sequence ATGACACGCATTAACACGAACGTCGGTTCGCTCATCGGTCGGAATAACCTGAACCGTGCGAACGCCAGCCTGTCGCAATCGCTGACGCGGTTGTCGACCGGTCTGCGTATCAACACCGGCAAGGACGACCCGGCCGGTTTGATCGCGAGCGAGAATCTCCGCAGCGACATCACCTCCATCAAGAAGGCGATCACCAACACCGACCGCGCCAACCAGGTCATCGCCACGGCGGACTCGGCCCTCGGCCAGGTCAGCTCGCTGCTGAATGACATCCGCGGCCTGGTGACCGAGTCGGCCAACTCGGGCGCCCTGTCGGACGACCAGATCGCGGCGAACCAGCTGCAGATCGACTCGTCGCTGAAGGCGCTCAACCGGATCGCCCAGACGACGACGTTCCAGGGCCGCCGCCTGCTCGACGGCTCGCTCGACTTCCAGACCTCGGCCGGCACGGACTTCAGCAAGCTGTCGGCTCTGCAAATCAACCAAGCCAACCTCGGCGCCGCCGGCGAAGTCAACGTTGACATCAACGTGACCCGCGCCGCGACGAAGGCGTCGGTCGAGATCGGTGGCATCACCGCCGGCGTCGAAGGCGCCAAGGCCAACGGCTCGCTCAGCTTCACCAGCAGCGCCCCCGGCACCGCCGAGGTTGACTTCGAACTCGCGGGCAGCGCCGATGTCGCCGGCACTGGCTCGGGCAACTTCACCGTCCAGGATGTCGCCAGCACCTCGGCCACCGGCACCGCTGTTCTCGAGACCCAGGTCACGGGCACGCTGAGCATCGAGACCGAAGCCAACGCCGTGTTCGAACTGAACAGCAAGGCGACGGGAGAGCTGTCGATCGGCGGCAACACGATTGACCTCGTGGCAGCCGACGGCGGTAACGCCGATGGCGCTGACGGCAACGACGCAGCGGTCCTGCAAATCAATTACGGCCAGGGCGCCGACACGTCGTCGTACGACGCTGGGTCGGGTGTCTTGACGGTCAATGTGCAGGCGCTCGCTAGCGCGGCGACAATCGCCGACGTGGTCACGGCGATCAATGCGGGCACCGACTTCACCGCGGCCTCGGCCGACGGCGCCAACACGTTCACGGCATCCGAAGGCGACGCCGCGACGTTCGCGCTCGAAGGCGGCGGGCTTGAGTTGACGCTCCAGGCGCTGAACGACGGCGATGCCGGCGCTGGAACTGGCAATGCGGAGATCTCGGCTATCGAGATCGTCTCGAACGGCGTAAACGGCACCAGCTTCAACACTGGCACCGGTGTCTTGACCATCACGACCGCGGCGGACTTGACCAGCGCCCCGGCGACGGTTGGCGACATCGTCACAGCGATCAATGCGGGCACCGACTTCAGCGTCGATGCAGCGGGGTTGACCGCAGGTGAGCTCGCGGCCGAGTTCGACCTCGGCGCCGTCAACGGCACGTTCACTGGCGCCACCGTCGCCGGCGCCCCGACCGTTACCGGCCAGAACGAGTCGATCAACCTGACGGCTCTGATCGACGGCACCGACGCCAGCGCGATCGATTCGCTGACCATCGCCTTCGGCGGCCCGCTCGGCACCTCGGTCGCCGGCAACGCCCTGACGGTGAACGTCGGCGGCGCCGACCGCAACGTGACGTTGCAAGAGCTCGTTGACGCCATCAACGCCGGCTCGGACTTCCAGGCCGACCTCGGCGGCGCCGACGGCTCGGCGACGTTCGACCCGGCCGGCACGGTTCCGGACGACGACCTCAACGCCAACTTCGACCTGAGCCTGACTCCGGATAGCACGATCGAGCTCACCGCCTCGGCCAGCGGCGCTGCCGCTGGCATCGAGGGCAACTCCGCTGCGACCATCGCCTATTCGTTCGGCGCGGCGACAGCGGGATCGGCTTACGACGCCGGGACGAACGTCCTGACCGTCAGCCTGACGCAGGCCGAAGGGACCGCCACGGTTGCGGACTTGGTCTCGGCGATCAATGCCGGCTCGGACTTCACCGCCGCTGCCGGTGCGGCCAATACCGCGGCAGTGCTCCAAGCGGCCGACGATTCGGCCGCCGGCACGATCGCGCTAGCGGGCGGCGTTGACGCCACCACGCGGACCGAGAGCTTCACGTTCAACACGGTCGCCGGCGCTGGAAACGATTTCGACATCACCTTCCAGACCGCTGCTACGGGTTCGATCACGGACTTCGATGGCGGAGACTCGACGGTGTTCGGGTTGTCGGGCAGCGCCAGCCAGGGTTACGTCGTGACTCTCGCCAATGACGGCACGACGAACCTGTCGAACCTCGCCAACGACCTAGCCGCAGCGATCGGAGAACTGGACAGCGTCACGTTCAGCGGCGGCGCGGGCGACATCTTCAACCCCTCGACCGCCCCGGCCGGCGCCGCTCCTTCGGGAGTGATCAACGTCGCCGGTTCGGACGACGGCACGACGTCAAACCAGACGATCTCGCTGAGCGGTGTTGATGGTGGCGCGGCCGCCGATGTCACCTTCCAGTTCGGGACGGTGCTCAGCGGTTCGACCAACATCACCGGCGACGCCACCAACGGCTACGTCGTGACGATCGATGATCAGGCCCCCGTGGCGCTGAGCACGATTGCCTCGGACATCACCGCCGGCATCGACGGCGTTACCGCGACGTTCACCGGCAGCGGTTCGGTCTCCGACCCGAGCGAGCTGATCACGACCAACGTCCAGCTGACCGGCGGCACGCCCGAAGGCGACGACGTGATCACAATCACGGCCGACGAGAACGGCGAAGCCGCTAACCGGACGATCGTCTTCGACGACAGCCAGGACCTCGGCGCCGGGGCGGTCTCGGTCACCGACGACGGCACGACGATCACGATCGCCGTGGACGACGACTCGGACGTCAACCTCTCGACGATCGTCAGCACGCTGAACTCGCAGCTCGATGGCTTCACGGCCGCGTTGAGCGATGATTCCGCCGGCACCGGCGTCTACAACGGGGGCTCCTCGACCAGCCCGCAGCTCGCCCAGGCCAACAACGGCGCCACGCAGACGGGCGGCATTCTGGCCGACGCGGTCCTCGAGTTGACCGGCGGCACCGGCGCCGAGGTGCTGAACCTCAAGGCCGGTACGACGATCGACTCGATCGTGGAGCAGATCAACCTGACCCAGGACTCGACCGGCGTCGAGGCCTCGTATACGACGGACGATCTGACCGGCGAGTCGACGCTAATCCTCACTTCGACCACCTACGGCTCGAAGGGGGTTGTCGGCCTCGACGTTATCAGCGAGGACGCGGACGGCACGTTCAAGACCGGCTTGGGCAACGTCAAGACCCTTGAGACGGGCACCGACATCGAGGCCACGGTCAACGGCGTCGCGGCCAATGGCAACGGCAACAAGCTGTCGATCAACACCTCGACACTCGAACTTTCGACCACGGTCGAGGCGGGCTTTGAAGGGACGTCGTCGTTCACCATCACCGGTGGCGGCGCCAACTTCCAGCTCGGTCCGGATGTCGTGACGAACCAGCAGGTCCGTCTGGGCATCGGCAGCGTCAACACGTCCGCCCTCGGTGGCGTGAGCGGCCTGCTGTACCAGCTCGGTCAGGGCGAGTCGGCCGACCTTGCGACCGACCCGACCAAGGCCGCCGCGATCGTCGAAGAGTCGATCAACCAGGTGACCTCGCTCCGTGGTCGTCTGGGCGCCTTCCAGCGGACGTCGCTGGAGACGAACAAGAACGCCCTCAACGACACGCTGGCGAACCTGACCGAGGCCGAGAGCTCGATCCGCGACGCCGACTTCGCCGAAGAGACCGCGAACCTCACCCGTTCGCAGATCCTCGTGCAGTCGGGCACCCGGGTGTTGGGCATCGCCAACCAGAACCCGCAGAACGTTCTGTCGCTCCTCGGCTAA